Proteins from a single region of Amblyomma americanum isolate KBUSLIRL-KWMA chromosome 10, ASM5285725v1, whole genome shotgun sequence:
- the LOC144107316 gene encoding uncharacterized protein LOC144107316: MWKLILDPLTAIPVQNQPAINEMLAELLAGQRKMAEDIADIRRFQQRVYSRFEALESRVSALESSSPASNGDASDGAVQRQLNSLSEVVSRLASRNDGLENRSRRDNLIFHGLAEEDEETNKALFIAVTKVFIDNLQLDCPKIERYQRLGRKQEGRPRPVIVKLLDFREKTQALKNAHRLKNSGISLSEDFSAHVRLIREKIWDATQSYRDSGSKVHLRYDHVFIDSVPYNWNDVEKSLVKDSKSTPPDTAAANASAAKPPADSD; this comes from the exons ATGTGGAAACTAATCCTGGACCCTCTCACAGCAATCCCGGTTCAGAACCAG CCAGCTATTAATGAAATGCTTGCCGAATTGCTTGCGGGCCAGAGAAAAATGGCCGAAGATATTGCAGATATAAGACGTTTCCAGCAGAGAGTGTACTCTCGTTTTGAGGCTCTTGAATCACGAGTCTCTGCTCTTGAGTCAAGCTCGCCGGCCTCGAACGGCGACGCAAGCGACGGGGCCGTGCAACGCCAGTTGAATTCGTTGTCTGAGGTTGTTAGCAGGCTTGCTTCAAGAAATGATGGGCTGGAAAACCGTTCTCGCAGAGACAATCTTATATTTCACGGTCTtgctgaagaagatgaagaaactAACAAAGCTCTGTTCATTGCGGTGACTAAGGTATTCATCGATAACCTTCAGTTGGATTGTCCTAAAATAGAAAGGTATCAGCGGCTAGGTAGAAAGCAGGAAGGGCGCCCTCGTCCTGTCATCGTTAAGCTACTTGACTTTCGGGAAAAAACTCAAGCGTTAAAAAATGCTCACAGGCTCAAAAATTCAGGCATTAGCTTATCCGAGGATTTCTCTGCTCACGTTCGATTGATCCGGGAAAAAATATGGGATGCAACGCAATCTTATCGTGACAGTGGCTCGAAGGTTCATTTGCGTTATGACCACGTGTTTATTGATAGCGTGCCGTACAATTGGAATGATGTTGAGAAAAGTTTGGTCAAAGATTCGAAATCAACGCCCCCGgacactgctgctgctaatgcttctGCTGCCAAGCCACCCGCAGATTCTGACTGA